One window of Bos indicus isolate NIAB-ARS_2022 breed Sahiwal x Tharparkar chromosome 18, NIAB-ARS_B.indTharparkar_mat_pri_1.0, whole genome shotgun sequence genomic DNA carries:
- the KMT2B gene encoding histone-lysine N-methyltransferase 2B isoform X7 — protein MAAAAGGGSCPGPGSARGRFPGRPRGSGGGGGRGGRGNGAERVRVALRRGGGAAGPGGAEPGEDTALLRLLGLHRGLRRLRRLWAGPRIQRGRGRGRGRGWGPSRGCLLEEESSDGESDDEEFQGFHSDEDAASSSLRSALRSQRGRAPRGRGRKHKTTPLPPPRLADVAPAPPKTPARKRGEEGTERMVQALTELLRRAQAPPAPRSRACESSTPRRSRGRPPGRPAGPCRKKQQAVVVAEAAVTIPRPEPPPPVVPVKHRTGSWKCKEGPGPGPGTPKRGGQSGRGGRGGRGRGRGRLPLVIKFVSKAKKMKMGQLSLGLESGQGQDQHEESWQDAPQGRVGSGQGEGPCWRKEQKLEEEGEEEKEEEDEEEERAVAEEAMVLAEEKEEAKLPSPPLTPPAPPPPPSLPPASASPPSPLCPPPPPVSPPPPPTPPPPRAPEEQEESPPPVVPATCSRKRGRPPLTPSQRAEREAARAGPEGTSPPTPVPSTATGGPLEDSPTVAPKSTTFLKNIRQFIMPVVSARSSRVIKTPRRFMDEDPPKPPKVEVSPTLRPPIATSPLAPQEPAPAPSPPRAPTPPSTPVPLPEKRRSILREPTFRWTSLTRELPPPPPAPPPAPPPLPAPVTPSRRPLLLRAPQFTPSEAHLKIYESVLTTPPLGAPEAPEPEPPPADDSPAEPEPRALGRTNHLSLPRFAPVVATPIKAEMPSPGAPAPSSGQQPHAQLQQPLQALQTQLLPPALPPQQSLLQPQLQLQPPPQQAPPLEKARIAGLGSLPLSGVEEKMFSLLKRAKVQLIKIDQQQQQKVASLMPPSPGGQMEEVVGTVKQIPDRGSVKSEDESVETKRERPSGPESPVQGPRIKHVCRHAAVALGQARAMVPEDVPRLSALPLRDRQDLNAEDTSSASETESVPSQSQPGKVESTGPGGDSEPAGSGGTLAHAPRRSLPSHHGKKMRMARCGHCRGCLRVQDCGSCVNCLDKPKFGGPNTKKQCCVYRKCDKIEARKMERLAKKGRTIVKTLLPWDSDESPEASPGPPGPRRGAGAGGPREEVVAPPGPEEQDSFLLQRKSARRCVKQRPSYDIFEDSDDSDPGGPPAPRRRTPRENELPVPEPEEQSRPRKPTLQPVLQLKARRRLDKDALAPGPFASFPNGWTGKQKSPDGVHRVRVDFKEDCDLENVWLMGGLSVLTSVPGGPPMVCLLCASKGLHELVFCQVCCDPFHPFCLEEAERPLPQHHDTWCCRRCKFCHVCGRKGRGSKHLLECERCRHAYHPACLGPSYPTRATRKRRHWICSACVRCKSCGATPGKNWDVEWSGDYSLCPRCTQLFEKGNYCPICTRCYEDNDYESKMMQCAQCDHWVHAKCEGLSDEDYEILSGLPDSVLYTCGPCAGATHPRWREALSGALQGGLRQVLQGLLSSKVAGPLLLCTQCGQEGQQLHPGPCDLHAVRRRFEEGHYKSVHSFMEDVVGILMRHSEEGEMLERRAGGQTKGLLLKLLESAFGWFDAHDPKYWRRSTRLPNGVLPNAVLPPSLDHVYAQWRQQEPETPESGQPPGDPSTAFQGKDSAAFSHLEDPRQCALCLKYGDADSKEAGRLLYIGQNEWTHVNCAIWSAEVFEENDGSLKNVHAAVARGRQMRCELCLKPGATVGCCLSSCLSNFHFMCARASYCIFQDDKKVFCQKHTDLLDGKQPHLPPTSQEIVNPDGFDVLRRVYVDFEGINFKRKFLTGLEPDAINVLIGSIRIDSLGTLSDLSDCEGRLFPIGYQCSRLYWSTVDARRRCWYRCRILEYRPWGPREEPVHLEAAEENQTIVHSPAPCSEPPDHVDPPPDTDALIPRAPEHHPPVQNPDPPPRLDPSSAPPPAPRSFSGARIKVPNYSPSRRPLGGVSFGPLPSPGSPSSLTHHIPTVGDPDFPAPPRRSRRPSPLASRLPPSRRASPPLRTSPQLRVPPPTSVVRALTPTSGELAPPSRAPSPPPPPEDLGPDFEDMEVVSGLSAADLDFAASLLGTEPFQEEIVAAGAGGSSHGGLGDSSEEEAGPTPRYVHFPVTVVSGPALAPGALPGAPRIEQLDGVDDGTDSEAEAVQQPRGQGTPTSGPGAGRAGVIGAAGDRARPPEDLPSEIVDFVLKNLGGPGEGGAGPREEPLPPAPPLANGSQPPQGLPPNPADPTRTFAWLPGPPGVRVLSLGPAPEPPKPAASKIILVNKLGQVFVKMAGEGEPVSPPVKPPPLPPPMPPTAPTSWTLPPGPLLGVLPVVGVVRPAPPPPPPPLTLVLSSGPPSPPRQAIRVKRVSTFSGRSPPAPPPSKTPRLEEDGESLEDPPQGPGPCGSGFSRVRMKTPTVRGVLDLDDSGELTAEESPRPLQDRSPLLPLPEGGPPRAPDGPPDLLLESQWHHYSVIFAVTIARRLQLDESSDDG, from the exons atggcggcggcggcgggcggcggcaGTTGCCCCGGGCCTGGCTCCGCGCGGGGCCGCTTCCCGGGCCGGCCGCGGGGctccggcgggggcgggggccgcGGCGGACGGGGCAACGGGGCCGAAAGAGTGCGGGTAGCTCTGcggcgcggcggcggcgcggcgggGCCGGGCGGAGCCGAGCCCGGGGAGGACACGGCCCTGCTCCGTTTGCTGGGACTCCACCGGGGCCTGCGCCGGCTCCGCCGCCTGTGGGCCGGCCCGCGCATTcagcggggccggggccggggtcGGGGCCGGGGCTGGGGCCCGAGCCGGGGCTGCCTGCTGGAGGAGGAGAGCAGTGACGGGGAGTCCGACGATGAG GAGTTTCAGGGTTTTCACTCAGATGAAGATGCGGCCTCCAGTTCCCTGCGCTCTGCGCTCCGATCCCAGCGAG GTCGAGCCCCCCGAGGTCGGGGCCGCAAGCATAAGACGACCCCCCTTCCGCCTCCTCGCCTAGCAGATGTGGCTCCTGCACCCCCAAAGACTCCTGCCCGGAAACGGGGTGAGGAGGGCACAGAACGGATGGTGCAGGCACTGACCGAACTTCTCCGGCGGGCCCAGGCACCCCCAGCCCCCCGGAGCCGGGCATGTGAGTCCTCCACCCCGCGTCGGTCTCGGGGACGGCCCCCAGGACGGCCAGCAGGCCCCTGCAGGAAGAAGCAGCAAGCAGTAGTGGTGGCAGAAGCAGCTGTGACAATCCCCAGACCTGAGCCCCCGCCTCCTGTTGTTCCAGTAAAACACCGAACTGGCAGCTGGAAGTGCAAGGAGGGGCCCGGCCCAGGACCTGGGACCCCCAAGCGTGGAGGACAGTCTGGGCGAGGAGGCCGTGGAGGCAGGGGCCGAGGCCGAGGCCGCCTCCCCCTCGTGATCAAGTTTGTTTCAAAggccaaaaaaatgaagatgggaCAGTTGTCCTTGGGACTTGAATCAGGTCAGGGTCAAGATCAGCATGAGGAAAGCTGGCAGGATGCCCCCCAGGGAAGAGTTGGATCTGGGCAAGGAGAGGGCCCCTGCTGGAGGAAGGAGcagaagctggaggaggagggagaggaggagaaagaagaggaagatgaggaggaggagagagctgTAGCTGAGGAAGCAATGGTGCTAGCcgaggaaaaggaagaggcaaaGCTGCCATCACCACCCCTGACTCCTCCAGcccctccacctcctccatccCTGCCACCCGCTTCAGCATCTCCTCCATCCCCACTTTGCCCTCCCCCCCCACCTgtctctcctccacccccaccaacccCTCCACCGCCTCGTGCCCCGGAGGAGCAGGAAGAGTCCCCTCCTCCCGTGGTCCCAGCTACATGCTCGCGAAAGAGGGGCCGGCCTCCCCTAACTCCCAGCCAGCGAGCAGAGCGGGAAGCTGCTCGGGCAGGGCCAGAGGGTACCTCTCCTCCCACTCCAGTCCCCAGCACCGCCACAGGAGGCCCTCTGGAAGACAGCCCTACTGTGGCCCCCAAAAGTACCACCTTTCTGAAGAACATCCGACAGTTTATTATGCCTGTGGTGAGTGCCCGCTCTTCCCGTGTCATCAAGACACCCCGGCGATTTATGGATGAAGACCCCCCCAAGCCCCCAAAGGTGGAGGTCTCACCTACTCTACGGCCTCCCATTGCCACCTCCCCACTGGCCCCCCAGGAACCAGCACCAGCCCCCTCTCCACCCCGTGCCCCAACTCCTCCATCTACCCCAGTCCCACTCCCTGAGAAGAGACGGTCCATCCTAAGGGAACCCACATTTCGCTGGACCTCACTGACCCGGgaactgccccctcctccccctgctcctccaccggccccacccccacttcctgcCCCTGTCACTCCTTCCCGGAGGCCCCTGCTCCTTCGGGCCCCTCAGTTTACCCCAAGTGAAGCCCACCTGAAGATCTACGAATCGGTGCTTACTACTCCTCCTCTTGGGGCCCCTGAAGCCCCTGAGCCAGAGCCTCCTCCTGCCGATGACTCTCCAGCTGAGCCTGAGCCGCGGGCATTGGGCCGCACGAACCACCTCAGCTTGCCTCGATTTGCCCCTGTGGTCGCCACTCCTATTAAGGCTGAGATGCCCTCCCCTGGGGCTCCAGCTCCAAGCAGTGGGCAACAGCCTCACGCTCAGCTGCAGCAGCCCCTACAGGCCTTGCAAACCCAGCTGCTGCCCCCAGCACTACCACCACAGCAGTCACTACTGCAGCCACAGTTACAGCTGCAGCCACCGCCACAGCAGGCGCCACCACTGGAAAAGGCCCGGATTGCAGGCCTGGGGTCCTTACCACTGTCTGGTGTGGAGGAGAAAATGTTCAGTCTCCTCAAGAGAGCCAAGGTGCAGCTAATCAAGAttgaccagcagcagcagcagaaagtggCGTCTTTGATGCCG CCCAGCCCTGGAGGGCAGATGGAGGAGGTTGTGGGGACTGTCAAGCAGATCCCAGATAGAGGTTCTGTCAAGTCGGAAGATGAATCAGTGGAAACTAAGAGGGAGAGACCATCG GGCCCTGAGTCCCCTGTACAAGGCCCCCGCATCAAACATGTCTGCCGTCATGCTGCTGTGGCCCTGGGTCAGGCCCGGGCCATGGTGCCCGAAGACGTCCCCCGCCTCAGCGCTCTCCCTCTCCGGGATCGGCAGGACCTCAATGCGGAGG ATACATCATCAGCATCTGAGACTGAGAGCGTCCCATCCCAGTCCCAGCCGGGAAAGGTGGAGTCAACAGGGCCCGGGGGAGACTCAGAGCCTGCAGGGTCTGGAGGGACCCTGGCACATGCACCCCGGCGCTCACTGCCCTCCCATCACGGCAAGAAGATGCGGATGGCACGGTGTGGACACTGTCGGGGCTGCCTGCGTGTGCAGGACTGTGGCTCCTGTGTCAACTGCCTGGACAAGCCCAAGTTTGGGGGCCCCAACACCAAGAAGCAGTGCTGTGT ATACCGGAAGTGTGACAAGATAGAGGCTCGGAAGATGGAACGGCTGGCCAAAAAAG GCCGGACGATAGTGAAGACGCTGTTGCCCTGGGATTCCGATGAATCTCCTGAGGCCTCCCCTGGTCCTCCAGGCCCACGCCGGGGGGCGGGAGCTGGGGGGCCCCGGGAGGAGGTGGTGGCCCCCCCGGGGCCCGAGGAGCAGGACTCCTTCCTACTGCAGCGCAAGTCAGCCCGGCGCTGCGTCAAACAGCGACCCTCCTATGATATATTCGAGGACTCGGATGACTCAGACCCCGGGGGTCCCCCTGCTCCTCGGCGTCGGACCCCCCGGGAGAACG AGCTGCCAGTGCCAGAACCAGAGGAGCAGAGTCGGCCCCGCAAACCCACCCTGCAGCCTGTGTTGCAGCTCAAGGCCCGAAGGCGCCTGGACAAG GATGCTTTGGCCCCTGGCCCTTTTGCCTCTTTTCCCAATGGCTGGACTGGAAAACAAAAGTCTCCAGATGGTGTGCACCGGGTTCGTGTGGATTTTAAG GAGGATTGTGACCTGGAGAACGTGTGGCTGATGGGTGGCCTAAGTGTACTCACCTCCGTGCCAGGGGGACCACCCATGGtgtgcttgctgtgtgccagcAAAGGCCTGCATGAG TTGGTGTTCTGCCAGGTCTGCTGTGACCCTTTCCACCCATTCTGCCTGGAGGAGGCCGAGCGGCCCCTGCCCCAACATCATGACACTTGGTGCTGCCGCCGCTGCAAGTTTTGCCACGTCTGTGGGCGCAAAGGCCGGGGATCCAAG CACCTCCTGGAGTGTGAGCGCTGCCGCCATGCTTACCACCCAGCCTGTCTGGGGCCCAGCTACCCAACCCGAGCCACACGCAAACGGCGCCACTGG ATCTGCTCAGCCTGCGTGCGATGTAAGAGCTGTGGGGcgactccaggcaagaactgggaCGTCGAGTGGTCGGGAGATTACAGCCTCTGCCCCAGGTGCACCCAGCTCTTTGAGAAAG GAAACTACTGCCCGATCTGCACACGCTGCTATGAAGACAATGACTACGAGAGCAAGATGATGCAGTGTGCACAATGTGACCACTGGGTGCATGCCAAGTGTGAGGGGCTCTCGG ATGAAGACTACGAGATCCTTTCAGGGCTGCCAGACTCGGTGCTGTACACCTGTGGGCCATGTGCTGGGGCCACACACCCTCGCTGGCGAGAGGCCCTGAGTGGGGCCCTACAGGGGGGCCTGCGCCAGGTGcttcagggcctgctgagctccAAGGTGGCAGGCCCACTGCTGCTGTGCACCCAG TGTGGGCAGGAAGGACAGCAGCTACACCCAGGGCCCTGTGATCTGCACGCTGTGAGGCGGCGCTTCGAGGAGGGCCACTACAAGTCTGTG CACAGCTTCATGGAGGACGTGGTGGGCATCCTGATGAGGCACTCTGAGGAAGGAGAGATGCTGGAGCGCCGGGCTGGAGGCCAGACCAAGGGGCTCCTACTGAAG CTGCTAGAGTCTGCGTTCGGCTGGTTCGACGCCCACGACCCCAAGTACTGGCGACGGAGTACCCGGCTGCCGAA CGGAGTCCTTCCCAATGCGGTGTTGCCCCCATCCCTGGACCACGTCTATGCTCAGTGGAGGCAGCAGGAACCAGAGACCCCAGAATCAGGGCAGCCTCCAGGCGATCCCTCAACAG CTTTCCAGGGCAAGGATTCAGCTGCTTTCTCACACCTGGAGGACCCCCGTCAGTGTGCACTCTGCCTCAAATACGGGGATGCGGACTCTAAG GAGGCGGGACGGCTCCTGTACATTGGGCAGAATGAGTGGACACACGTCAACTGTGCCATTTGGTCAGCCGAAGTGTTTGAAGAAAACGATGGCTCCCTCAAGAACGTGCATGCTGCTGTGGCTCGAGGGAGGCAGATG CGCTGTGAACTCTGCCTGAAGCCTGGTGCCACGGTGGGCTGCTgcctttcctcctgcctcagcAACTTCCACTTCATGTGCGCCCGGGCCAGCTACTGCATCTTCCAGGATGACAAGAAAGTGTTCTGCCAGAAGCACACAGACCTGTTGGATGGCAAG CAACCCCATTTGCCACCCACCTCCCAGGAGATCGTGAACCCTGACGGTTTTGATGTTCTCCGCCGAGTCTACGTGGACTTTGAGGGCATCAATTTCAAGCGAAAGTTCTTGACGGGGCTTGAACCTGATGCCATCAATGTACTAATTG GCTCCATCCGGATCGACTCCTTGGGCACTCTGTCTGACCTCTCAGACTGTGAGGGACGGCTCTTCCCCATTGGCTACCA gtGCTCCCGTCTGTACTGGAGCACAGTGGATGCTCGGCGGCGCTGCTGGTATCGGTGCCGGATCCTGGAGTATCGGCCATGGGGGCCAAGGGAAGAGCCGGTTCACCTGGAGGCAGCAGAAGAGAACCAGACCATTGTGCACAGTCCTGCCCCTTGCTCAG AGCCCCCAGATCATGTGGACCCCCCGCCAGATACAGATGCCCTTATCCCTAGAGCTCCTGAGCACCACCCACCCGTTCAGAACCCGGACCCCCCACCTCGGCTGGATCCAAGCAgcgcccctcctccagccccccgCTCCTTCTCGGGGGCTCGAATCAAAGTGCCCAACTACTCACCATCCCGGAGGCCCTTGGGGGGTGTGTCCTTTGGACCCCTGCCCTCGCCTG GAAGTCCATCTTCTCTGACCCACCACATCCCTACGGTGGGAGACCCGGACTTCCCAGCTCCCCCGAGACGCTCCCGTCGCCCCAGCCCTCTGGCTTCCAGGCTGCCACCTTCACGGCGGGCCTCTCCCCCTCTCAGAACCTCTCCTCAGCTCAGGGTGCCCCCTCCTACCTCAGTCGTTAGAGCCCTCACACCTACCTCAGGGGAGCTGGCTCCCCCAAGCCGGGCCCCGTCTCCTCCACCACCCCCTGAAGACCTGGGCCCAGACTTTGAGGACATGGAGGTGGTGTCAGGACTGAGTGCTGCTGACCTGGACTTTGCGGCCAGCCTGCTGGGGACTGAGCCCTTCCAGGAAGAGATTGTGGCTGCGGGGGCCGGGGGGAGCAGCCACGGGGGCCTGGGGGACAGCTCAGAGGAGGAGGCCGGCCCCACCCCCCGCTACGTCCACTTCCCCGTGACTGTGGTGTCCggccctgccctggcccctggTGCCCTCCCCGGAGCCCCCCGCATTGAACAGCTGGATGGAGTGGATGATGGCACCGACAGCGAGGCCGAGGCAGTCCAGCAGCCTCGGGGCCAGGGGACTCCTACTTCAGGGCCAGGAGCAGGCCGGGCGGGGGTCATCGGGGCTGCAGGGGACAGGGCCCGACCTCCCGAGGACTTGCCGTCAGAAATTGTGGATTTTGTGTTGAAGAACCTAGGGGGCCCTGGGGAGGGCGGTGCTGGACCCAGAGAGGAGCCCCTTCCCCCAGCACCTCCCCTGGCCAATGGCAGCCAGCCCCCTCAGGGCCTGCCCCCTAACCCAGCTGACCCCACCCGGACGTTTGCCTGGCTCCCTGGACCCCCAGGGGTCCGGGTATTGAGCCTGGGCCCTGCCCCTGAGCCCCCGAAACCTGCCGCATCCAAGATCATCCTCGTCAACAAGCTGGGGCAGGTGTTTGTAAAGATGGCGGGGGAGGGTGAACCTGTCTCACCTCCAGTGAAGCCACCGCCTCTGCCCCCTCCCATGCCCCCCACGGCCCCCACTTCCTGGACTCTGCCCCCAGGACCCCTGCTGGGTGTGTTGCCAGTGGTAGGGGTGGtccgccctgccccgcccccacccccccctccATTGACGCTGGTGTTGAGCAGTGGGCCCCCCAGCCCACCCCGCCAGGCCATCCGTGTCAAAAGGGTGTCCACCTTCTCTGGCCGTTCTCCACCAGCGCCTCCACCCAGCAAGACTCCCCGGCTGGAGGAAGATGGAGAGTCCTTGGAAGACCCCCCCCAGGGTCCAGGGCCTTGTGGCAGTGG GTTCAGCCGAGTGAGGATGAAAACGCCCACCGTGCGTGGAGTTCTCGACCTGGATGATTCTGGGGAGCTCACTGCGGAGGAAAGCCCGAG GCCCCTTCAGGACCGGTCCCCTCTGCTGCCACTTCCCGAAGGTGGTCCTCCCCGGGCCCCTGATGGTCCCCCTGACCTGCTGCTTGAGTCCCAGTGGCACCACTACTCAG tgatctttgctgTTACTATTGCAAGAAGATTACAACTTGATGaaagctcagatgatggttag